TCAATTAGTCAAACCACAACATATTGTATGTGGTGGAGTCAAGTGCATACCCCCATTTAACTATTTTTAAAGCATTAGAGAAATCCGGGTCTGACCAAGCTATGTAATTATATTTATGTTAAATACTCTAAAAAACCGGCCTCTTTTTTCTCTTGAAACCATGTTTTCGGTATCAAAATGATAGCTCTAAGATTTTATTTAATCACAGATCGGCCGCCTCGCATAACGAGCGGCTTGGATTTCTAATGAAGAAATTAGGTCGTTTGAATATGAAGGAAACTTTGGGAACGTAATTGGCAAGTTCTGAAGTGATCGTCAAGACAGGAGAGTCAGGGGGCGTTCCCAATATCCTCCTTCCTCCAGGTCAGGTTATCCATAATTGAATATTGTTTAAAAATCAAGGAAAATTATTAAGTGTTACAATGTGTTACAAAAACGGTGTTTTGAAGGTGGCAATATTGTGTAGTTTTTACACAGTAAAAAATGCGCTGATTTTAATATGTTAAATATCAGGTGGTTGCTGGTTGGAGCGAAACGGACTTGTGCGCCTCAGGTGTAAATCCCGATTCATCAGGAATACTGGTTATTGGATGTCTTTGTTATTAACCACAGATGGACGCGGATGAACACAGATTATTTTTCCGGGTAGGCAGGATCTGCCTTTCTTTTTGCCTTTGCCTTTGGGGACGGGCCACGGTAACAAACTATAATAACAGCACAAGAGGCAAAAAAGAGGCCTTAAAATCGTCTTAAACGACTCTTTTTGACCCCCCCAAAGGACCTTTTAAGCTAAATCATATTTCAAAAAAATGCTCAGACCTGTAATTTTGCACCCAAAATGGTATGTTTAAGGTTATTTTTTCAATAGTGTTGACCAAAAAAAGGTTAAAGATAATGCACCAACTGGCCGATAAGAAAATTAAATAAATTTATCATATAATAAAACGATGTTGACAAATATACTATATGATAATATAGATAAGTAGTGGGTCACCTGACCTAATGCTGCCAAGGAGGTTAAAATGTCTATTGGCTTTTCAAAATGACGTAAACAAATTCTTAAGTGACTTCAAAAAGTTAATTGCTCAGCGAGGAGTTCTACTTCTCTTTCGCAAGAAGAACCAAGAGACCTTGACCGAATTGGGTTTCACTCAGCTTGACGTACAGAATGAGATTCTTAAACTTGACAGTACTGACTATTCTGATGGCCCACAGCCAGATGACAAGGGAAGACCGGGAGAAGTGTGGGTATTTGGCAAGGTAATTAAGCATGAGGAAATATACATCAAGCTGAAGATTAGCGGAACAAGTCAGCCAATATGTATATCCTTTCATGCCGCTGAACAACCCATGAACTATCCTTATGGGTGAGACAGGAGGTGGGGAGATGAACCAAACATGCCCTCTTTGCGAGAAAACCGGGGTGATTGAAAGTGTTCGCACTAAAAGACCGCTCAAAGTGCGAGGCGAAACGATTGAAGTGGACTTCGAGGTTCTGAGATGCCAAGATTGCGGTGAGGAGCTTATCGATTCAAAACCTGAACGTGACCCATTTGCCAAGGCTTACAGGATCCATCGAAAGAAACACAACATGTTGCAACCAGAAGAGATTAAGGAGCTTCGCAAGAAATATGGCATGACTCAAGGTGAGCTGAGCAGAGTTCTCGGGTGGGGAGGAGCTACTTTGAGCCGATATGAAAATGGCTCTCTCCAGGACCATGCTCATGACAGGGTGTTGAAACTACTGGAAGACCCAAGGAATCTGCTGAAGTTAGTACAAGCAAGCCCAGATGCTATAGGGGAACACAGGAGGGAATCATTGATCCATAGCCTCCAGCATTTGATTAGAGACGAGAATCCAATTGAACGATGTTTGGAGGAATGTTTTTTTCATGTCGGGCAATCAGTTTTTACCGGCTTCAGTGCTTTCTCGCTTGAAAAGTTTTTTAATGCATTACTCTACTTCTGTAAAGGCGGAAAGCTAAAGACTGTTATCAACAAACTTCTATTCTACGCCGATTTTAAACACTTTAAAGAATACTTAATCAGTATCACTGGTGCTCAATACATTCACTTGCCTTACGGTCCTGTTCCTCAACATTATGAGGTTTACTTAGGAAAGATCGTCAATGAAGGAGCTATTGAAGTGAATGATGTATGGTACTCAGAGGAGGCGGTTGGGCAACGCTATACCTCCGTAGAAGAACCTCTTCTGACTGTTTTTTCCGATAAAGAACTGATTACGTTAGCCACAGTAAACGAATATTTTAAGGATTTTGGAGCTAAGGCTATTAGCGAGTTCTCTCACCGCGAAAAAGGTTATCAAGAAACGTCTCAAGGCCAACCTGTTTCTTACGAATACGCTTCTTTTTTGCAAATCTAACAATTGGATAAAAATCAAGGGAAATTATTAAGTGTTACAATGTGTTACAAAAACGGTGTTTTGGCGGCGGTAAAATTGGGTAGTTTTTATACACTAAAAAAGGCGCCGATTTTAATATGTTGAAATATCAGATGGTTGTCGGTTTATTTGTTATTAACCACAGATGGACGCGGATGAACGCAGATTATTTTTTGTTCAACGCCGCTGAAAAAGCGGGGCTGAGAAAATGATGGCGTTGATTCGAGAGAAATCATTTATTGCTTTATTGACATGGTTTTTATATATTTTTGCCATATATCAGAACGAAAAGATAAAAGCGGGAAGACCGAAGCCGGAATAGATAATGGTTTCCATGAAAAAAGCGGACATAAAATCAATGTTTCCTTCATCCCTTTTTTGGGATGCCGGCGAAATCGATGCCGCCGAACATGCTGCTTACGTCATTGGCAGGATCCTGGACTATGGCGACATGAAAGATGTTCGTACATTAAGAGAAATATACCCCGATGAAAAGATCGTCGAAACCGTTCGCACCAGAAGAAATCTACTCCCCAAAACAGGCAAATATTGGGCTGTTAAACTGAGGATACCATTAGAGGCTGTTCCATGTTTGAGGAAATATTATCCCCCGCGGCCATCGACATAATTCAATCAACGGCCCAGCACATTGATGCGTTTTACCTTGCCGGCGAGACCGCGCTTGCTTTACAATTAGGACACCGAAAATCAGATGACTTTGACTTCTTTTCAAACCGTATGCTCAACACCGATTCGATTCTGGCACGAATCTCTGTTGACATCGAAAATTTTGAACGTGAATTTAGGTTGTAATCCTCATTTAACGAGGGAATGTGTTTCTAGAAACGAGTTCGGATTTCGTTATGATCAGCAGATTGACGCCGTCATCGCTCATATCGTAGTATTGGCTGTTATAAAAGCTGCATTTCCGGCATCTTTTGATTTTTTCAGAAAAAAGCCCCCGGGCAGCGCTGCCGCACAGGGTTCCGATAACCCTGGCACACGATCGGCCGTAATCGGGAAAGGCAGGGCAAACCCCCAATTTCCTTTCGTTAATGCCGCCCTTTTGATGGCCGCATTGTAGAAATTCCCAGCAGTTCAAGCTAACCTCACTGCTAACCCGGGCTAAATTGGATTCTTTTGATAACTCATTGCTTTATTGGTTCTTAACTAGTGTCCATCCAGAAACCTGGAATTTTGAAGCGGAACCGTTTTAAAAAAATGATGAGTTCCCAAAAAGTTGTCGAAGAAATTAGTTGTGCGCTCCAAGAAGGAGAAAAATAACGCTAAAACCCGAATTTCGGACGCAGTTATCCTCAGGTTTTGTTAGTTATTAGTTGTAGTTGGCCGTTAGGCTGTCGCCAATTTCTTTCTGGCCATAGTCAGCAGATTGGCGGCTACCACTGAAGCCAAAACATAGCACTTGAAAGAACGAAACCCTTTCCAGATGCAGCGGGTCAGACCAAAACTGCGCTTGAGCCAGGAAATTCCGGATTCGATGCCGGCACGAAATCGCCGTAGCTTATTGTATACATACTCGCTACGGCACATGTCGGTCTCTTCGAGACCGCGCTTTTTAGCAAAGCAGACATCCTTAATTTTTCGCTCTTTGGCTTTCGAAAGGTTTTCCTTGGAGGCAAAGCCGCCGTCCAGGGCCACCTTCAGCGGATAGCGGCCGTAGATTTGCTCCTGGCGATCGAGCATTTGCTCAACCAGGTCCGTATCGGCTGGATTGCCTTGCAGGATCACACAGTCCAGAATCATGTTCGAAGCTCCGCCGGTCAGGCAAATCTTATGGCCGTAATGTGTCTCACGGTTATCTTTGATGATGATGTCGGTATGGTCTTCGAAAATAGAAACCACCTTTTGCTGTGCCGGAACTGCTTCGCCTTGGACCACACGCCGGTAAGTCTGATCGTACACCTGCTCTGATAGAGCGGAAAAGTGTTTGATTTCATG
The sequence above is drawn from the Candidatus Desulfatibia profunda genome and encodes:
- a CDS encoding type II toxin-antitoxin system MqsR family toxin; its protein translation is MAFQNDVNKFLSDFKKLIAQRGVLLLFRKKNQETLTELGFTQLDVQNEILKLDSTDYSDGPQPDDKGRPGEVWVFGKVIKHEEIYIKLKISGTSQPICISFHAAEQPMNYPYG
- a CDS encoding DUF4065 domain-containing protein; amino-acid sequence: MNQTCPLCEKTGVIESVRTKRPLKVRGETIEVDFEVLRCQDCGEELIDSKPERDPFAKAYRIHRKKHNMLQPEEIKELRKKYGMTQGELSRVLGWGGATLSRYENGSLQDHAHDRVLKLLEDPRNLLKLVQASPDAIGEHRRESLIHSLQHLIRDENPIERCLEECFFHVGQSVFTGFSAFSLEKFFNALLYFCKGGKLKTVINKLLFYADFKHFKEYLISITGAQYIHLPYGPVPQHYEVYLGKIVNEGAIEVNDVWYSEEAVGQRYTSVEEPLLTVFSDKELITLATVNEYFKDFGAKAISEFSHREKGYQETSQGQPVSYEYASFLQI